From the Vicinamibacteria bacterium genome, one window contains:
- the rplF gene encoding 50S ribosomal protein L6, whose protein sequence is MSRVGRKIIAVPKGVKVEVSATSLQIQGPKGKLETPVPPGISFVLRDSELACQRSNDERQQRAFHGMARALAQNAIKGVTEGFSKDLDIVGVGYKAAVEGNKVVFALGYSHPVVFPIPEGIKVAVDKQTRLTISGIDRQRVGQVAAEIRNLRKPDPYKQKGIRYVGEVLKKKAGKAGATGAGAAK, encoded by the coding sequence ATGTCTCGGGTAGGACGCAAGATCATCGCCGTACCCAAGGGGGTGAAGGTCGAGGTGTCCGCGACCTCTCTGCAGATACAGGGGCCCAAGGGCAAGCTCGAGACGCCGGTTCCCCCTGGGATCTCCTTCGTGCTCAGAGACAGCGAGCTCGCCTGCCAGCGGTCGAACGACGAGCGCCAGCAGCGGGCGTTCCACGGCATGGCCCGGGCCCTGGCCCAGAACGCGATCAAGGGCGTCACCGAGGGCTTCTCCAAGGACCTGGACATCGTAGGGGTGGGCTACAAGGCGGCGGTGGAGGGCAACAAGGTCGTGTTCGCCCTAGGCTACTCACACCCGGTGGTGTTTCCGATTCCGGAGGGGATCAAGGTCGCGGTGGACAAGCAGACGCGCCTCACGATCTCCGGGATCGACCGTCAGCGCGTGGGTCAGGTGGCGGCGGAGATTCGCAACCTGCGCAAGCCGGACCCGTACAAGCAGAAGGGGATCCGCTACGTGGGCGAGGTCCTGAAGAAGAAGGCGGGTAAGGCGGGCGCGACGGGAGCAGGGGCGGCAAAGTGA
- the rpsQ gene encoding 30S ribosomal protein S17, which translates to MTEKNQPPLRRRSEQVGVVVRAKMQKTVVVAVERLVRHPVYRKTIKRTSTFMAHDEKGAARGDRVRIVETRPLSKHKRWRVEEILGKAILPEEDAAGTAEV; encoded by the coding sequence ATGACGGAAAAGAACCAGCCCCCTCTCCGGCGGCGGAGCGAGCAGGTGGGGGTGGTGGTGCGGGCCAAGATGCAGAAGACGGTCGTGGTGGCGGTGGAGCGCTTGGTTCGGCACCCCGTCTACCGCAAGACCATCAAGCGCACCTCGACCTTCATGGCCCACGACGAAAAGGGCGCCGCGCGGGGCGACCGGGTACGCATCGTGGAGACCCGCCCCCTCTCCAAGCACAAGCGCTGGCGCGTAGAAGAGATCCTGGGCAAGGCGATCTTGCCCGAAGAGGACGCGGCCGGAACAGCCGAGGTCTGA
- the rpsH gene encoding 30S ribosomal protein S8: MNMTDPVADMISRIRNGVRAKLPKVDVPASKLKAEIARILKDEGYIANFKSIEDEKQGMLRIYLKYGPGMERVITDLQRVSRPGCRIYCGKDQIPRVYGGLGINILSTSRGLMTGRSAAREGVGGEILCNVW; the protein is encoded by the coding sequence ATGAACATGACCGATCCTGTCGCGGACATGATCAGCCGGATCCGGAACGGGGTCCGGGCCAAGCTGCCCAAGGTGGACGTGCCCGCCTCCAAGCTCAAGGCCGAGATCGCGCGTATCCTCAAGGACGAGGGTTACATCGCGAACTTCAAGAGCATCGAGGATGAGAAGCAAGGCATGCTCCGGATCTACCTGAAGTACGGGCCGGGCATGGAGCGGGTGATCACCGACCTCCAGCGGGTGAGCCGTCCCGGCTGCCGCATCTACTGCGGCAAGGACCAGATCCCCCGCGTCTACGGGGGCCTCGGTATCAACATCCTGTCCACCTCCCGGGGGCTCATGACCGGCCGCAGCGCGGCCCGCGAGGGCGTGGGCGGCGAGATTCTCTGCAACGTATGGTAA
- the rplR gene encoding 50S ribosomal protein L18 translates to MKVKTKEDIRQRIRARIRKKVAGSVKRPRLAVFRSQSHIYVQVIDDDSGRTLCAASSLDKEMRESVKRGSNVAAAKAVGQLIANRAKEKGVTAVVFDRGGFQYHGRIKALADAAREGGLQF, encoded by the coding sequence ATGAAGGTCAAGACCAAAGAGGACATCCGGCAGCGGATCCGGGCCCGCATCCGCAAGAAAGTGGCGGGCAGCGTCAAGCGACCACGCCTGGCCGTCTTCCGTAGCCAGAGCCACATCTACGTCCAGGTCATCGACGACGACAGCGGGCGGACGCTGTGCGCCGCCTCCTCCCTGGACAAGGAGATGCGGGAGAGTGTCAAGCGGGGCTCGAATGTGGCGGCGGCCAAGGCGGTAGGCCAGCTCATCGCGAACCGGGCCAAGGAGAAGGGGGTCACCGCCGTGGTCTTTGACCGCGGGGGCTTTCAGTACCACGGACGAATCAAGGCGCTGGCCGATGCCGCCCGGGAGGGTGGACTCCAGTTCTGA
- a CDS encoding type Z 30S ribosomal protein S14, with translation MAKLSLIAKAKRKPKFEVRRYTRCRRCGRPRGYLRKFELCRICFRQLALSGDIPGVIKASW, from the coding sequence GTGGCGAAGCTGTCTCTCATTGCCAAGGCCAAGCGGAAGCCGAAGTTCGAAGTCCGCCGATACACGCGCTGCCGCCGCTGCGGCCGGCCCCGTGGCTACCTGAGGAAGTTCGAGCTGTGCCGCATCTGCTTCCGCCAGCTGGCCCTGTCCGGGGACATCCCCGGCGTGATCAAGGCGAGCTGGTGA
- the rplN gene encoding 50S ribosomal protein L14, which yields MIQMRTILEVADNSGARKISCILPIGGSTGRYAGLGDVITANVKESAPDAPEPVRKGKVVKAVIVRCRKEQRRRDGSYIRFDRNAAVLINEAGEPVGTRVFGPVARELRDKRFMKIISLAPEVL from the coding sequence ATGATCCAGATGCGCACGATTCTCGAGGTAGCCGACAACTCCGGCGCCCGCAAGATCTCGTGCATCCTGCCTATCGGCGGTTCCACGGGCCGCTATGCGGGCCTGGGCGACGTCATCACGGCCAACGTCAAGGAGTCGGCCCCCGACGCCCCCGAACCCGTGCGCAAAGGCAAGGTGGTGAAGGCGGTGATCGTGCGTTGCCGGAAGGAGCAGCGCCGGCGCGACGGCTCCTACATCCGCTTCGACCGCAACGCAGCCGTGCTCATCAACGAAGCGGGGGAGCCGGTGGGGACGCGCGTCTTCGGACCGGTGGCGCGCGAGCTGAGGGACAAGAGGTTCATGAAGATCATCTCCCTGGCTCCGGAGGTGCTGTGA
- the rpmC gene encoding 50S ribosomal protein L29 translates to MKPDQIREMGLDELRHKEKELQEQLFRLRFQKSLGQLDNALKLRATRRDIARVKTVLKEKQVTR, encoded by the coding sequence GTGAAACCCGACCAGATCCGCGAGATGGGGTTGGACGAGCTCCGCCACAAGGAGAAGGAGCTGCAGGAGCAGCTCTTCCGGCTGCGCTTCCAAAAGTCGCTCGGCCAGCTCGACAACGCCCTGAAGCTCCGGGCTACCCGGCGTGACATCGCCCGGGTCAAGACCGTCCTCAAGGAGAAGCAGGTGACACGATGA
- the rplE gene encoding 50S ribosomal protein L5 yields MSARIKEAYAKEIVPRLMKERQYPNVMAVPRLKKVVVNMGVGEATQNIKLLDAAMEELGKITGQKPAIRRSRKSIAAFKLRQGMPIAATVTLRGDRMYEFVDRLVNVALPRMRDFRGLPGNSFDGRGNYTLGLKDQIIFPEVDYAKVDKLRGMNVTFVTTARTDEESKLLLAYLGMPFRHQ; encoded by the coding sequence ATGAGCGCCCGAATCAAGGAAGCCTACGCGAAGGAGATCGTGCCGCGTCTGATGAAGGAGCGGCAGTACCCCAACGTGATGGCGGTGCCCCGCCTCAAGAAGGTGGTTGTGAACATGGGGGTCGGAGAGGCCACCCAGAACATCAAGCTCTTGGACGCGGCCATGGAGGAGCTCGGAAAGATCACGGGCCAGAAGCCGGCGATCCGCCGCTCCCGCAAGTCCATCGCTGCCTTCAAACTGCGCCAGGGGATGCCCATCGCGGCCACCGTCACCCTGCGCGGAGACCGCATGTACGAGTTCGTGGACCGCCTGGTGAACGTTGCCCTGCCCCGGATGCGCGATTTCCGGGGTCTGCCGGGCAACTCCTTTGACGGCCGGGGAAACTACACCCTGGGCCTCAAGGACCAGATCATCTTCCCCGAGGTCGACTATGCCAAGGTCGACAAGCTCCGGGGCATGAACGTGACTTTTGTGACCACGGCCCGGACGGACGAGGAGTCGAAGCTCCTCCTCGCCTACTTGGGGATGCCGTTCCGGCACCAGTGA
- the rplX gene encoding 50S ribosomal protein L24 translates to MRKPSPRVRIRLKKNDLVEVLSGKDAGKRGKILKVFREKSRVIVQGVGFIKKHTKPNPQRNIKGGIAEREAPIHVSNVMVVSPDDDKRTRIGFKILTDGRKVRVSRRTGEVLDK, encoded by the coding sequence ATGAGGAAGCCGAGCCCCCGCGTGCGGATCCGGCTGAAGAAGAACGATCTGGTGGAGGTTCTCTCCGGGAAGGACGCGGGGAAGCGAGGGAAGATCCTGAAGGTCTTCCGGGAGAAGAGCCGAGTCATTGTGCAGGGGGTGGGTTTCATCAAGAAGCACACCAAGCCCAACCCCCAGCGGAACATCAAGGGCGGTATCGCGGAACGGGAAGCCCCCATCCACGTTTCCAACGTGATGGTGGTCTCCCCCGACGACGACAAGAGGACGCGAATCGGTTTCAAGATCCTGACCGACGGCCGCAAGGTCCGGGTCAGCCGTCGCACCGGTGAGGTGCTGGACAAATGA